The following DNA comes from Gopherus flavomarginatus isolate rGopFla2 chromosome 5, rGopFla2.mat.asm, whole genome shotgun sequence.
ctgctctgtgtcagatcccacagaaatgatgagctacatgccattcacgggggggtgcccctgcaacaaccccacccgttgcttccttcctcccccaaccttcctgggctactgtggcagtgtccccctttgtgtcatgaagtaataaagaatgcaggaataagaaacacttgagtttttagtgacataaaatgagggggaagcagcctcccggtgctatgatagtccaggtagtacagaatcttttctttttacatgaaagggagggggctgattgaagctcagcacccacttgctatgatgaggacggttaccagctggtctgtaccatctactgggaatgaccaggagtcattcctattttcacccaggcaccccccggccagcctcacctaaagccagccaggagcactcacaggttgataagaaggaccgttaccagtcctactgtaccatctgccactggggaggggagaggagcagatacttctcttcactgctgcagcatcgcatctaccagcagcattcagtagacatagggtgacattgaaagaagtcaagaaatgatttccttcccttttctttcacatggggggggtggtgtaaattgacaagctattccctgaaccatgccagacaatgtgtttgaacctacaggcattgggagctcagccaagaatgcaaatacttttcggagactgctgtggactgtgggatagctggagtcctcagtaccccctccctccctccatgagcatctatTTGAGTCTCTGTCTTCCCGTTACActtttcacgcagcactgtgtagcctgtagatttttttttttttcaaactcttggcatttagtcttctgtaatggagctttgatagaacagatttgtctccccatacagcaatcagattcagtatctcccgtatggtccatgctggagctctttttggatttgggactgcattgccacccatgctgattagagctccacgctgggcaaacaggaaatgaaaattaaaattttgcggggcttttcctgtttacctggccactgcatccgagctgagactgctgtccagagcggtcacagtggtgcactgtgggataccgcccggaggccaataccgtctatttgcggccacactaaccctaatccgatatggtaataccgattttagctctACTCCTCTCAGGGAGTAgtacagaaacagatttaaagagccctttatatcaatataaagggcctcgtagtgtggacgggtacagcgttaaatcggtttaacactgctaaaatcggtttaaacgcgtagagtagaccaggccttagattttGTCCATCTGCTTCCATAGCAGCTGGGAGTGCTCTGCTGCCTATGAGGTGTTAGTGACTGGTATGTGCATAGGGTAGCTCATGTTGGTGCTCCAACTTCCTCCACTCCAACTCTTAATCCTCTCCAGCACTGCACTACcccatcctgctgctgctgcatgtgtCTAGCTCCCCTCACCCTCCATTTCCTATCACTCATTCCTCAACCCCCCAACTCATTTCCCATTGCTGATCCATCCTCACTATCCTCAAAGCCCTAGTGTTAGCCATGACCCAGTGTGACAGTATAAACTACCACAAAGTCAGTCCTCCAAGCAACAACTGTAAATAGTAGCTACACCCAGCATGTTAGAACAAGAGGGTGGCCCAGCTGGCTCTAACGAAACATTAATGCTTGCAGAGCCTGCTGGGAGAAATCAGGGGCTATATAAATCAGTACCCTTGCACTGAGCTGGGCGAGTTCATttcaggaaggggatgctgttgCTGAAGGAGCTGGTGAAAAAGCTggaactgccaagcccagcagcagggcagaactGACTACTGAAAAAACAGACCAGACCCTCAGAAAGGAAGGTACTGATTAGGGAGTCTGGGTACAGGCAGGCCAGCTTCCCCTTCATTTGaattccccatccccaccccaaaggGAAAGATTTTAATTGCACTTGTGCACTGAACATGCTTAGATTTAAAAGCTTCCCCCACCATGCACCACATTTAGCTGTTCTTTGGACAGACCTAGATATCCATTTAAGGGCTGTTTGAAATCTAGtgaccattttaaaaatggtttaaatAGTTAATGTTACCTGTACCCCTGTTATCAGTTGTAGAGAAAATAAGCCAATTCCCCCTTCTTTGTGGGTCTCAGTAAAAGACAAACTAATTGAATTTTCCACTCAACTCAGCAGATAAGACAGACAACAACTGGTTACTCAAACCATTTATTACTGCCAGTTTAGTAGAGGCGCTGTGGCTTGCCCATGGTGCTTTTAATGTACAATGCACGCACGTTCTGccagttctttttcagcaagGACACCAGGAAGTTGATGGCCAGGTGAATGTTGTAGACTAGCTCATCCTCTGTCATTTTCACATGGCCAACAGCCacagccagacagagcacctggGGACATAGAAAGCAGTGTCACTAGACTAATGGTGTAGACTTTGCAAGGAACTGCCTTGACTGGAAAGGAATGTGTATTAAACAAGGACAGCAGGAACAAAACTTAACCAGCAGGGTTAAAGTCTAACTATAGTCACTTTACAGACCACCCTGAACTAGCTGAAACCTGCAGGCAATTAACGTTAAGGGCCTGGCTTCTCTTTGGAATCTCTCTCGGGCTGGGTTTAAGTCACAgcataacttttcttttttaaagggaTAAATCAAAGGTATGTGGTTTAAAATTCCCCTGTTTTTCTGTGACCTGTAAATGCTGCTGTATACAttccaagcattttaaaaaatgactgacCCAGTAAATACAAGATCTGTAAATTCAGACATTCCAGAGCTGAATAATGATGTTTAACAGCTCAAAACCTACTCTTCCAGTTTGCATAGCAGGAGCTAGAAGGCTTAAGAGCACATGTTAAGTTTGCCAACTGGCTTCCACACACATTAACATGCACACTCAACATCTAACTACAATGTACATAGGTGTTTCATCTTCTgttcaaagtgctctacaaagaCAGTAAATGTcattccctatctataaaatgaggcTAATCTAAGGCATACAGAACCAATGGCACACCAAGGAATATAACACCTAATCACAGGCCTGATTTATCACTATATTGTCTTATACACCCTTGCCTCCACAAATACTGCCCAGCAGTAACCCATGCTGCACAGATTAGCTCAACCACCCATACCAACTGCTTAATTTTTTCATATTGTAAAATACAGAGCTGACTTGTTTTGCCCCTAACCAACAAGTCTTTCTAGTCATCAAATAAAGAACATGCACCCAGATCAAGTCTTTGATGCCAAATTTGCTGAGCTGAAGTATATAGCCGAACTACAGACTGAAGAAAAAAAGGGCTTATAAAAAACATGACTTAGTTTCCTTTCAAATTGTTTTAAAGCAGGTGCCCTGTTAAGGTCGATCAGGAATAGTTCTCTTCAGATGGGCTGGAGCTGATTTAGCAGAGTACTTAAATGTGTGCTTAAGCCTTAGAAACAGACTTGTTAACTGAACTGAGTCAGGTTTACACCACCATAGTGCCCAACAGATAATGAATATGCATTTGAATTAGGGCCGCTTTGATTTAAAATATGATTCTGCTCCCTATAGTGACCTTTCTTCAAAGTTAAGACAGGACAACAGTCTAGAAAGTCAAAATTCTGCACTGCAGCTACTGTGAAATTCCCCTACACGGCCTCCTGCCCAAAGCGTACACTACCACCAAGTACTGACTATACAGTTCAAGCCTGCTCTAATTCCTGGCTAACAAACTGAACCACATCCTCACAGTGTTAGGAGCTTATCACACAGGGTGCCCATCTCTTCCTGCAAGATGCCaaatgccctcaactcccacccACTTACTTCAGTGAGCATTTAGGGTCCCCAGCATTCTGCAATATCAAGCTctcctccacttttttttttaaaaagagaaacacacacacacactactgaCAAGTTACATTCTCCCCTCAGGTCAGCAGCTGAATGCTCTAGTTGTGTTCCCTAAATGCACAGAACAGGACTGACCAGATATTGATCACTAGCTTTATAATTATCTTAAGAAGGAAGCTGAAGGATAGCTGCAGTTCAGCCCTGAGAGTAGAAATCCACACATCATGGCAGGCAGCTAGTTGCTTCATTAAATCCCACCccgcacaggccacagaactgacTTCAGAGGTtggagtttgctttttttttttttaccttcttcATTTGAAATTTGATAGTAGACTTGACCTCGTCAATCTTGGCCACCATGTTCTCATTGTgggtgaggagagaggggaactTGCCAGCTTTGTTCAGCCCTGGACCCAGGATACGAGGAATCTGTTTGATCAGAGACTCGGAAGCCAGGAAGGCATCGTACTTCTTAGCTATGGGAGAAAAAATGTAATGCATGTGTGATTGCAGTTTATGCTTATTTTAATTCTGGGCTTGATTTCCTCCTCACCTAGCAGCAGTCTGCAAGTTTCTCTAAGAGCAACTAATTAAAGCaggggataggcaacctatggctcaCGTGCCgcaggcggcacatgagctgattttcagtggcactcacactgcccaggtcctggccacctatccggagggctctgcattttaatttaattttaaatgaagcttcttaaacattttaaaaaccttatttacttgacatccaacaatagtttagttatatattatagactcatagaaagagaccttctaaaaacgttaaattgtattactggcacgcgaaactttagagtgaataaatgaaaacttggcacaccacttctgaaaggttgctgacccccgaATCAAAGCCTTCACACCAAAGGCTTGTTGTGTATTTACAGACTCTTCAGAGACTCTAGAAGTCAGTCACAAGgtaggccaagtctacactagggcttttgccagtataTCTGTTAGGAATGTGATTTTATGATTTGATAGAAAATGACCTAGTGTAGGTGCAGTTATACCAGAAAAGATAAGACCAGACAATATGAGTAGATGGCTCAAGCCAGCAACCATACTTCAGATCTAGTAGCCAACTTCCCCCTAACAAGACAGTGAGCAGGAGTCTGGCTGCTGGGGGAACTCCACACTGGTCACATTTGGCACTGCAGGAGTGTTAACTATCTGTGACATCCTTCCCCCCTAGAGATGTTACAGGTATACTAGCCCTTCAGAATTCTACTCACCCAGCTTTTTCACTAGCTTCTTGTTCTTGTTGAGTTTCTTCAGAGCCTCGATGTCCATGTGAGGGATATCAACCGCTTTGGCCTCATCACAGTGTTGCTGGTCCCCCAGCACGCAGACTGAAAATTTAGGGCGTGGGGTGGACTTGAGCCTATCAGGAAGGGAAGAGGACACCACATACTGTCACTATGCACTGCCAGCACCACACACCTTGAGGGGAGCAAAGAGCCACAGCAGAGAAACCTTACCACAGTCACCTGCAATTCTTCATCCACCAGCCTTTAATCTGGCTTCTCCAATTGGTCGGTGGGATCAGCACAGAAGCCTCACCACACCTCCCCTCATGTTTTAAGACCCAGGGTAGGGGTCCGTCCAGCCACACCCATGTAGAGATGTGGGGGGTCTGAACTACCCGGGCAATTCAGCACTGCACCCTCCTGCCATTGTATCAAGCAGTCAATGTGCTGCTCACAACATGTACATTTAAAGTGCCTGGAGGGAGTGGGATGCAGGCTGAAGGCTGGGTGGGATCAGAAAATGCCGAACCTGACTGTGCCAGAGAAACGCTTGTCCTTCTGTGGATCATAGTTTTTCAGACTGATCTGCAACTCCACAGTTTCCGTAAACCtaacaaacagaaaaagaaacagacCAGGTCAGAATTTAAGAACCCAGTAAAACAAGATGAATAGCAATAAACATGGGAAAAAACTGTAGTAACATCTAGAAGAGCACAGAGACACTGCCAcaaacccttccccctccctctctcttcacCACAGATTTCCAGTCATGGAGTTGGCATTTGGGGAAGTAGAGTTCTTACTTGCGTGGTTTCACTTGAGTCCCTTGCAGGACCTCCTTCACTGCTTCGTACAAGGTGTCACGGGAAACTTTGCTGCTGTAGATGTGAAAGGCACGAAGAGCAGGTCAGGCACTTGAAAGAATCAACTGAATGAATCACTCCGGGCAGGTTGAAAATGTAGGTACATTAGCATCTAAAACCACCTTTAATCCTGACAACCAGGGGAACTGTTGAGCCCACAGCATTCTGGGGGAATGAAATGAACCATTCCCCTGTAATGATGTGAACTCAAATACAACAGTCTGGGGCCAGTGCAGCACATATAAAGATGAAACTGACATGCCCAGGTTCACTGTGCAGGCCCAGAAAGGTGCAAAAATAACTGAACAGCAACAATGGTGAACTGGAAGTTAGATCCATTGTTCTTTCAGCTTCACCCTCAGGCACTCACAGCAGTGTGACTCCATTTTTAAATACAATAACCATTTCTCTGGTCAGCCCATTTCATTCCACAGCCCCAGAGACGCTGAAGCCAGAAAAGACGCCACAGTGAAGGTTTCTTCCTTAGTGAGCCTTAACCCCACCATGGAGGGGCCCATTCTAGAAGCAAGAGTATAAGGAGTTTATAAAacataactgggttcaaagaaTTAGCTGAGTTCACGGAGAGCAAGTCCCTCaccagctattagccaagatggtcagggactcaAGCCCATGCTCCGCGTGTCCCTAACCCTCTGCCAGCAGCCGGGACTGGACAAGGGGACACCCCGCTGCGTTCTCCCCGCTTGATCcgaccagcccagccctgctcatgGCCGGGTGGCTCTTCGCCCCGGGGGACCTACCCGGGATGCACCTAGAGAGGCCCCCAAGCGGCCCCTGGCCTGGCGGGACCAGCTGAGCACGGGCCTGGCCGGTGCAGACGGTACCCGGTGGCGCTCCCCGCACCCCCGTGTCTTGGCCCAGCCCACCTGGCCAAGGGGCCCCACAGGAGGCGACCCTCACAGGGAAGGGCCCAGGCAGGCTCCCGGCCCCCACATCGCCTCCCTGACCCCCCGCCAGCCGCAGCGCGGAGGGAGCAGAGACTCTCCGGGCCCACCCGCGCCTCGCACCCCGGCTCAGCCCCTCAGCGGAGTCAGTTCCCGCGGGAGGGCCGCACCGGGCCCCCCTCTGTCTAACGCGGGAGCCGGGCCCGCCGCCGGAGTCAGATGGGGACGGATGGGGACGGATGGCACCGGATTGAGCCCCCCGGACACGTACCTCATCTTGGCACCGGCCCTCCCCGATTCCGGATACCGCGGGTGCCGCCGGGCAGAAAGGGGCGGGGCACTCAAATCACGCTATAAATAGTGCATGGTCTCGCGAGACGTAGGGGCTGTGTGGGCGCCATCTTGAGAGAGgcgggctgtgggggagggggcagcccagCGTCAGGGCGGGAGCTAGGTGCTGTGGGAGCAGGATGCACTTGTGAGCAGAGCGGGCTGTGCATCTTCAGAGCGCCTTTCATTTAAGTGCAAACCTTGCTTGACCGTGTATCGCACACTTTTTGCATCTTTCCTAGGAGCCAGTGGCTGATTACTGAGCAGATGGGAATGAGCTCCAGTTTAGAGCCGGGGGTTGGCGTGGTGGTGGAGGGATTCAACCTATGTGTCTGCTCTGAGCCTGTAGAGTCTTTGCTAAACTCTGGCGTGGGCGGGATGCAGACGCTTCTGCACTAGAAGGTGGTTCCAGAGGTGGGTTAGGAGCTCTGGGCAGTCTCCCATGCTAGCTGCTTCACACCAGCTTGTGCCTGGGGTCAGATTCATTCCTTGTTacgtatcagagaggtagctgtgttagtctagatctgtaaaagcagcagagtcctgtggcgccttatagactaacaaacagtggagcatgagctttcgtggttgaatactcacttcatcggtgctccaatatgtctgttagtctataaggtgccataggactcgtTGCTGCTTTTCCTTATTACATTGGTAACATAAGTGTGAACATGAAAAGAGCTCAGTCCTACCATGGCCCAGTGGGGGGAGTGGCTGTAATCAGTGTCTCGATGGCATCTCATTGCTTTTAAGCTCTTATTTTGGTTTCAGGTGGAGTTGAGGGTGTTTGgctctttgcagaatcaggatgGGGCATGTGACCAGCTGTAAGTCTTTTGTGGCGTGGAGCCCTGGGGGTTCCAGTACAATTTGCCACAGGTTTGCTTTTTAAACAAATAGTTCCCAAGATTACAATTGGCAGTGGCTTCACCCACAACTAAAGATTCCCATCAAACAAAATCTAACCTAAAATTGCAGTTTAGggcatgcctacactgcaataaaagacatgTAGCTGGCCCAGGCTTATGGACTTAGGCACTAAGATCCTGTGAGGAGGGTGGGTCCtagatcctgggctccagcccaggctctaacatctacactgcaattttatagccctacagcgagagccctgcaagcccatgtCAACTCACCCTGCTGCCAGTCTCTTAGttcagtgtggacatacccctaGAGTCTGTGGCATCAGACCTTGTGGTGGGAAGTACATATTTATGGATACTGAGGTATTCTCCTTCATGCCAGTCAGCGGGAGAAGCAATTAAATGTATGTTCTCTGTCCCCCACCCTAATCCCACTGTTAGCTGTATTTTGTCAAATAGTGAGTGCCACTGGATTCAGTGTTTGCTAATCTGATGGCACATCACACAGCAACAGCGATCTTCAGCGTTTGTCTCCTCCCCTCTGGATCAGAGGGTCATTTACAGTCCTGGGCCCCCTCGCTGGAATCAGAGGCCTGCAGCCGTCCCCACCCTGGCTTCACACTGAGTTGCACCCTCAAGACACTattagcttccctggcaaaggctGAGGGCAGAGGCCTCACTGCTGTTAGTGCGCATGCTCTTGATTTTCGTACATGCGCATTGGTGGCACAGTTGAGTGCGTTCCGAAGGCGCTCTCGCCGTTCCTGTTCCGGGGGAGGAGTTAGCAGGCCCCGGAACGTGGATGGGCGGCGGCGAgtggttggagccccagggcagAGGCCGGGCCATGCAGGTTGCGGGGCGGGGCTCTAGGAGCTGGGCCCGGTGCATGGCGGTCAGGCGGCGGACTCGGCCCGCTAGGGCATCCTCAGGTGGGTGGCTCTAGTGGGGGCGGCCCGAGGGGGTGGAGGAGCCGGGACTAGGCGGCTGCGCCCCCCCGCCCGGGCTTGGTCCTGTGGTATGGAGACCCCATTTCCCGGCACCTTACCCGCCGCCCCCGGTACATCCCCGGGCCCTGtcaaccccccggccccacgctAACCCACCGGGCCTTGCCACCCCCATGCCCCCCCGCTAGCCCCGCCGGACCCTCATTACCTCCCCCTGGACCCTGCCACCCCCCGCtaacccccccccggccctgtccTAACGCCTCCTCGGGCCCTGTCCTAACACCCCCCCACTAACACCCCCCCGGGCCCTGTCACCCCCATGGCCCCCCGCTAACCCTCCCCGGCCCCCCGCTGTCCCCCGGCCCCCCACTACCTCCCCCCGGGCCCTGCCACCCCCCGCTAACGCCCCCCCGGGCCCTGTCACCCCCATGGCCCCCCGCTAACCCCCCTCGGCCCCCCGCTGTCCCGTGGCCCCCCACTACCTCCCCCCAGGTCCTGCCACCCCCTGCTAACCTTCCTCGGGCCCTGTCCTAATGCCCCCCTGCTACCACCACCCCCGGGCCCTgtcaccccccacagccccccgctaacccccccccggccctgtccTAACGCCTCCTCGGGCCCTGTCCTAACACCCCCCGCTAACCCCCCATGGCCCCTTGCTaaccctccccggccccccactACCTTCCCCTGGGCCCTGCCACCCCCCGCTAATGCCCCCCCGGGCCCTGTCACCCCCATGGCCCCCTGCTAACCTCCCCGGGCCCTGCCATCCCCACAGCCCCCTACTAACCCCCACAGCCATGTCACCCACATGGCCCCCGCTAACCCGACCAGGCCCTGTCCTCCCagcggccccagccccactgagccccccggGCCCTGTCGCCCCCACGGCCCACTGctaacccctgccccaggctctgtCCTCACCACGGCCCCCTGccaacaccccaccccacacacacacagccccctgctaccccccccccagctcctccaccaCCATGGCcccctgctacacacacacacacacacacacacacacagccctggtcctctttttttttttttcccttagccCACCCTAATCCTTTCAGTAACCAGACCCCAATATCTCCTTCTGGAAGTCTCAGCCCCTGTACTCAATTCCTCTGTCATCCCAAATTCCTAGCTCCCTCAACACCCCGTCACTGCCAATTCTTAACACCCCCTTGTGCCCCAAATTCTGTCATTTCCATTTCTGATCCTCTCTAGTATCCCATTACCTTGCACCCTGATTCTTCATTCCCTTAATATCCCTAAACCCCAGAATCTTGTTGCCTTATCCTTAATCCCCACAACACCATCCCTATCTTTAATAACACCCAAACTCCCTGTCTCACCAGTCCTTCTTTCTAACATTCCCAGACATCCTCAACACTCCCACACCTTACCCCTGCCATGATCCAATTCCTAGTCCATTCACACACTATTTGCTCTTTCTGATCCCCTTCAACATCCTCTAACTCTCTATAACCTTGTTGCTAATTCCCTTAACTCCAACTCTGCCACATAATAGCCCAGTCCGAATCCTCATTTGAATTCCCCCAACTATTGCATTAAACTTCTTCTTAACTGACTTTAGGCACCTTAAATGTTGTTTTTGTCCTTGTTCATCAAGGGCTTGTTTTTACTAGAACACATGTCAACAAACACATTGTCAAACACAAGTTGACACAGTGACAAGGATGGTCACATTAACCACAACCAGCTGCTAAAATAGTCAACCATAGGATTACCCATGAATGGTTGGCACAGTGTTAAATGCATTGTGGCCTTCCTGTGCTTGAAAGATCTGTCTAGATGATAAACTAACTTAATTTCAAAGACCATCTTCTTTCAACATAGTTGGAAATCCCCATTAATGACTCTTTCCCGGTATCCCTTTTCACTCTGTCATGAACACATAGGTGCCGGAGAGAGAGGACATGAAGTACTGGGGTGAGTGGGGGTTGGATGAGACATAAAACTGAGATCCTGGCTGCTTTTGATCATTAAAAGTCTAATGGCACTTTACTCAGTTCGGGGGTGTTAATATTCCCATTCAAGCAATTACATTCTGCCTTCTGAGATTTCCTCATATCAGCTGTGTGTAGTACTCTTCACTGTCTTTCTGAACAGTCATGTAGTGTTCTGCACTATCAAACAAttgctctgctccagcacagaggcTGTTGCACTTTGGGGGCGGATGAAATAATGTTGGGGGTGTCTGTACATTATTAATATGCTTTATAGTGGTAAGAAAGGATTATTTAATTTGATAGCACCCACAGGTTCCAATCCTATTCAGGGGTCCACTGCAGTTACGGCTGCACAAGCATAtgaaaagacaatccctgctccTAAAAGCTTACAGGAGTGTTAGAAAAGATGATGTATAAACATAAGATTCTATTATTAGAGACAGACCGTGGCTTAGTGGATATAGCACTGAACTgtgaatcaggagacctgggttctattcccagccttgccactgacctgctgggaaaccctgggcaaatcacttttaGTTTTCCTTGGagataatgatattgacctcaCTTGTAAACCTTTGAGATCTATGTATTATAAAAGCTACAGATAAGAGGAAAGTGGTGGTAATATTGTGGtattagtattaattattattactgtatTATTCTTTCAACAAAAGTTACATTCTCAGGTAGAGTTAGTGTTTTGCCCCCAGAGATCTGATAATTCACAGGTAAAATGCTAAAGTTTTAAACCTATGTGCTAAATTTTAAGTAATTTCTAATTATACTTCCCACAAGTTTCCTCTGCCGCCCATCATCACAGCTGCTATCTTGGCTAATGCCACATTGGAACTCTTGGCGTTTGGAAACTGCAACACAGTGATGCACAGTGGCAATACAGAGCATGctgcccctcccattgctgctgatCTGGGCATCAAGGTTTGATTTACGTTGGACGTACTTAGATACTACAATGAGATGCCATTGAAAACCCTAAGACATGTGATCAGTCCCTCTCATGGTAATAAAGAGCATAAACTGCCAGGCTGCCccagaaataactttttttttttaaatcgcatAAATCTAGGGTTTCAAATAATTTATTGATAGAATGTCTCCTAAAACATCATTGCAGGGGATGGACAGCTTAGGGAACTGATCCTGGGATATGGAAGACTTTTTCCTCTAGGTCGCTGGTTCATATCCAGGCCAAGTTGTTAGTGACACAAAATTGTTAGCATTTTGAAGGCTATTTGTTGG
Coding sequences within:
- the RPL10A gene encoding 60S ribosomal protein L10a codes for the protein MSSKVSRDTLYEAVKEVLQGTQVKPRKFTETVELQISLKNYDPQKDKRFSGTVRLKSTPRPKFSVCVLGDQQHCDEAKAVDIPHMDIEALKKLNKNKKLVKKLAKKYDAFLASESLIKQIPRILGPGLNKAGKFPSLLTHNENMVAKIDEVKSTIKFQMKKVLCLAVAVGHVKMTEDELVYNIHLAINFLVSLLKKNWQNVRALYIKSTMGKPQRLY